The following proteins are co-located in the Solanum pennellii chromosome 1, SPENNV200 genome:
- the LOC107010981 gene encoding F-box protein PP2-B15-like, translated as MVGEDVFNELPEDCISSILSLTSPKDTISFSLVSSFLRLVAASDLVWQTLLPSDYNKIIDKSVIPLNYSSKKELFIRLCNSILIDGGKKSFALEKSSGKKSFIISAGELSLLYGEEPDHWTWKSVPESRFSKVAELKVICKLEVKAKLMTSMLSANTNYGIYFIMKISDRAFGLRSVPVETSVEIGNQKDVHTATLDHRKDEKDLPEGKQRYERVPYKREDGWMEIELGEFLNSGDDDEDEEVTASLKEVKGCHVKGGLVIEGVEVRPKH; from the exons ATGGTAGGGGAAGATGTATTCAATGAATTACCAGAAGATTGCATTTCTTCAATTCTTTCTCTTACTTCACCTAAGGATACAATTAGCTTCTCTTTGGTTTCATCCTTTCTCCGATTAGTGGCAGCGTCTGATTTGGTCTGGCAAACATTATTACCTTctgattataataaaattattgacaAATCTGTCATACCCTTGAACTATTCTTCTAAAAAAGAGCTTTTTATTCGTCTCTGTAATTCGATTCTCATTGATGGTGGTAAAAAG AGCTTTGCCTTAGAGAAATCAAgtggaaaaaaatcatttataatcTCAGCTGGAGAATTGTCCCTTTTATATGGGGAAGAACCAGATCATTGGACCTGGAAATCTGTGCCAGAATCAAG GTTCTCAAAAGTGGCTGAACTGAAAGTGATATGCAAATTAGAAGTAAAAGCAAAGCTGATGACAAGTATGCTTTCTGCAAACACGAATTATGGAATTTATTTCATAATGAAAATCTCAGATCGTGCATTTGGTCTGCGTTCAGTGCCGGTTGAGACTAGTGTAGAAATTGGTAATCAGAAAGATGTTCACACGGCGACTCTGGATCACCGGAAGGACGAAAAAGATCTGCCGGAAGGAAAACAGAGGTATGAAAGAGTGCCGTATAAAAGGGAAGATGGATGGATGGAAATTGAGTTAGGAGAATTTTTAAACAGTGgagatgatgatgaagatgaagaagttaCAGCGAGTTTAAAGGAGGTGAAGGGATGCCATGTAAAAGGTGGACTGGTCATTGAAGGCGTTGAAGTTAGGCCTAAACACTAG
- the LOC107027555 gene encoding F-box protein PP2-B15-like, which yields MEHLYDLPEDCISSIVCLTSPPDALTLSLVSSIFRSVAELDCVWDAFLPCDWQHIATKSVTPLKFSSKRDLFICLCNSILIDDGDKSFALDKVTGKKSYVMSAKELSILYGDELTHWNWKAIPESRFAEVAELKTICRLEIEGKMKTGDLSPNTTYGAYLLMKISDRSFGLDSIPSEVSIIVGDQESVNSTVYLRHPRSKKLESLFYRNRVETLKARVNKGEEKMVGEREDGWLEIELGEFFNGGYGDEEIIMKLMEVKGYHSKGGLIIEGIQLRPKH from the exons ATGGAGCACTTATATGATCTGCCAGAAGATTGTATTAGTAGCATAGTATGTCTCACTTCTCCACCTGATGCACTAACACTGTCACTGGTTTCTTCAATTTTCCGGTCAGTGGCAGAGTTGGATTGTGTTTGGGATGCTTTCTTGCCTTGTGATTGGCAACATATTGCTACAAAATCAGTCACGCCTTTGAAGTTTTCTTCAAAAAGAGACCTTTTTATATGCCTATGCAATTCCATTCTAATAGACGATGGCGACAAG AGCTTTGCTTTGGATAAAGTAACGGGGAAAAAGTCATATGTCATGTCTGCAAAAGAGCTCTCTATTTTATATGGAGATGAACTAACTCACTGGAACTGGAAAGCTATTCCAGAATCAAG GTTTGCAGAGGTAGCTGAACTGAAAACAATATGCAGACTGGAAATAGAGGGGAAGATGAAAACAGGGGATCTATCTCCAAACACAACATACGGAGCTTATCTACTCATGAAGATTTCAGATCGATCATTCGGGTTGGATTCAATTCCGTCAGAGGTCAGTATTATAGTCGGGGATCAAGAATCCGTCAACAGTACTGTGTATCTACGGCACCCAAGGAGCAAGAAGCTAGAGTCTCTGTTTTACAGAAACAGAGTGGAAACATTAAAAGCAAGAGTGAACAAAGGGGAGGAAAAAATGGTTGGTGAAAGAGAAGATGGGTGGTTAGAAATAGAGCTTGGAGAGTTTTTTAATGGAGGATATGGTGATGAAGAGATCATAATGAAATTAATGGAGGTGAAGGGCTATCATAGTAAGGGTGGCCTTATCATTGAAGGCATTCAGTTAAGGCCTAAACACTAG
- the LOC107028960 gene encoding F-box protein PP2-B15-like: MADNREMKLDLLPEDCIVQILSFTSPHDASQLSLVSTMVRDAALSDLLWEKFLPFDYREIIERFVSPIAFSSNKELFLKLFKPLLIDGGSKSFSIDRRTSKKCYMLSARELSITWSTNPLYWCWKPLLHSRFPEGVELIMVCWLEIKGKINTRMLSPRTIYGAYLIVNLAGRAFGLDSLPSEVSVKVGDHESKGIVYLRHNNDNKRKQELEMVIMRHRVETLRSRVDRGGQEHVLCERDDGWLEIKLGEFYCDGVNDQQVTMCLREIKGEHLKGGLIIEGIELRPKLIY; encoded by the exons ATGGCAGATAATAGAGAGATGAAATTGGACCTCTTGCCAGAAGATTGTATTGTTCAAATCCTATCGTTCACATCTCCTCATGATGCTTCTCAATTGTCTTTGGTTTCGACTATGGTTCGTGATGCAGCCCTGTCCGACTTGTTATGGGAGAAATTCTTGCCCTTTGATTATCGCGAAATCATCGAAAGATTCGTGTCGCCAATTGCCTTTTCGTCAAACAAAGAGTTGTTTCTTAAGCTATTTAAGCCTCTTCTCATTGATGGTGGTAGCAAG AGCTTTTCAATAGACAGAAGAACAAGTAAAAAGTGTTATATGTTGAGTGCAAGGGAGCTATCAATTACTTGGTCCACCAATCCTCTCTACTGGTGTTGGAAACCCCTCCTTCACTCAAG ATTTCCAGAAGGGGTGGAGCTTATTATGGTATGTTGGctagaaataaaaggaaaaataaacaCTCGAATGTTGTCTCCTCGTACAATATATGGAGCTTACCTCATTGTCAATCTCGCTGGTCGTGCTTTCGGCTTAGACTCTTTACCATCAGAGGTCTCTGTCAAAGTAGGTGACCACGAATCGAAAGGAATAGTATATCTACGACATAACAATGACAACAAGAGGAAACAAGAATTGGAAATGGTGATAATGAGACACAGGGTAGAGACATTGAGATCAAGAGTTGATAGAGGAGGCCaagagcatgttttatgtgaaagAGATGATGGATGGTTGGAGATTAAATTGGGTGAGTTTTACTGTGATGGAGTCAATGATCAACAAGTTACAATGTGCCTTAGAGAAATTAAAGGTGAACACCTTAAAGGAGGCCTTATTATTGAGGGCATTGAGCTAAGACCCAAACTAATTTATTAA